The Megalobrama amblycephala isolate DHTTF-2021 linkage group LG7, ASM1881202v1, whole genome shotgun sequence genome window below encodes:
- the grin2ab gene encoding glutamate receptor ionotropic, NMDA 2A codes for MMGAVVWLMVLWALLGWSKAAEKPPSLSVAVILGQTPTVSESALRPARGIGAPLDVTVLSVQVNQTDPGSMLTHLCELMSRQRLHGLVYGDGTDQEAVAQMLDFVSSQTSMPILGIHGGSAMTMAEKDAGSSFFQFGASLQQEALLMLAIMEEYDWHVFSVVTTKYPGFQEFIATVRVTVDHSFVRWDLQSVVTLDGVGEPEDRAHVQLKRIQSPVILLYCSKDEAALVMDEARSLGLTGAGFVWIVPSLTTGNIEHTPEAFPTGMISVAYDEWDYPLEKRVQDAVGIISSAAAAMFREEGRIPDGTASCYGQSEKPEVPASALRRYMMGVNLGGKDHSFMDDGYQVNPKLVVIVLNTRREWEKMGRWENHSLKLKFPVWPRYNSFGDMDADENHLSIVTLEERPFVIVDDVDILTGTCMRNSVPCRKHIKDNTTEGSYVKKCCKGFCIDILKKIARNVKFTYDLYLVTNGKHGKKINNVWNGMVGEVFNKKAVMAVGSLTINEERSEVIDFSVPFVETGISVMVSRSNGTVSPSAFLEPFSASVWVMMFVMLLIVTAIAVFLFEFISPLGFNRNLAQGKDPHGPSFTIGKAIWLLWGLVFNNSVPVQNPRGTTSKFIVSVWAFFAVIFLASYTANLAAFMIQEEFVDQVTGLSDRKFQSPYSYSPPFRFGTVPNGSTERNIRKNYPDMHQYMVKYHQTGVQDALVSLKTGKLDAFIYDAAVLNYMAGRDDGCKLVTIGSGYIFATTGYGIALQKGSYWKRLVDLAILGIIGDGEMEELEAQWLTGICHNEKNEVMSSQLDVDNMAGVFYMLAAAMALSLITFVWEHLFYWRLRYCFTGLCSGRPGMLFTISRGIWSCIHGVHIEMKKAPELGFSPQANMLHLLKSAKEITTLGVTSPKRPVTSILPPTPGLLEIMGGGKGNNLAQKNMPYSNASTMLSNRHKEPLNNTLLPGQRALSLTDAQPGVAGNGGSGGGGETIRPPASKPRALWKKSVETLRQNQGPGGNSPPSVPQPTETLPMKSQRYLPEDAPARSDMSDCSGRVELQKQHKVKETVRKRNRLPRDLSDVELSTLRSQPSQQSNHSAQIYSQSSQGSQIFTIDSIDQEHGLHYPDIFSDHRDNKHRPTSSSEQQPILQLNSSLLSQAHEPDVMQTAIAKDKKYNTYGKPGGAGSIAGGPGSTQDPRQTHCRSCLSKVSSYSGLYTVRSPQYRCDACLHSGNLYDISEDQFLHPDGRGTGGGSVDRAFSPFIPQPDASFTAYLPQSDQEGDGLISHYQNEGVIIRQHSYENLPQKSTSRRVSLQDNTPYANIPSATLIPDKPLKNQSVHLNHTLAGMGVSGLGIGRRSKSMYPARPTENPFLQTLRDDQRLAHGRSSTDIYKQLVPLTLGQADGNVLGVGMATPDLYYPEHVMPYVAPPPVGTYTAPRAMSAGGARRVYKRMPSIESDV; via the exons GATGCCGGTTCTTCGTTTTTCCAGTTTGGGGCCTCCCTCCAGCAGGAGGCACTGTTGATGCTTGCTATAATGGAGGAGTATGACTGGCATGTATTCTCGGTGGTCACCACTAAGTACCCAGGTTTCCAGGAGTTCATAGCCACTGTACGCGTCACAGTGGACCACAGCTTTGTTCGTTGGGACCTTCAGAGCGTAGTGACGCTGGACGGTGTTGGCGAACCTGAGGACCGAGCCCACGTGCAGCTTAAACGCATCCAGTCACCCGTCATCCTCCTCTATTGCTCCAAAGACGAAGCAGCGCTGGTTATGGATGAAGCCCGTTCACTAGGGCTCACCGGGGCTGGCTTTGTGTGGATTGTTCCTAGTTTGACAACAGGAAATATCGAACATACCCCGGAAGCCTTTCCGACAGGGATGATATCTGTGGCATACGATGAATGGGATTATCCCCTGGAGAAGCGTGTGCAGGATGCTGTGGGAATTATCAGTTCTGCGGCGGCTGCCATGTTCAGAGAGGAAGGTCGGATACCTGATGGTACAGCTAGCTGCTATGGCCAATCAGAGAAGCCAGAGGTGCCGGCAAGTGCTCTGCGCAG ATATATGATGGGAGTCAATCTAGGGGGTAAAGATCATTCATTCATGGACGATGGCTACCAAGTCAATCCCAAACTGGTTGTCATTGTTCTGAACACGCGGAGGGAATGGGAGAAG ATGGGACGATGGGAAAACCACTCATTGAAGTTGAAGTTTCCAGTGTGGCCGCGTTATAATTCATTCGGAGACATGGACGCTGATGAGAACCACTTGAGCATTGTTACTCTAGAAGAAAGACCCTTTGTTATAGTGGATGATGTGGACATTCTTACTGGCACATGTATGCGAAACTCTGTACCTTGCAGGAAACACATTAAAGA TAATACCACGGAGGGCTCCTATGTCAAGAAATGCTGCAAGGGCTTTTGTATAGACATCCTGAAGAAGATTGCCAGAAATGTAAAGTTCACCTATGATCTTTACCTGGTCACAAATGGCAAACATGGCAAGAAGATCAATAATGTGTGGAACGGCATGGTGGGGGAG GTATTCAATAAAAAGGCAGTAATGGCCGTGGGCTCATTGACTATAAATGAAGAGCGGTCCGAGGTCATAGACTTCTCTGTCCCATTTGTTGAGACAGGCATCAGCGTGATGGTGTCACGTAGCAATGGAACGGTGTCACCTTCTGCGTTTCTAG AACCCTTCAGTGCTTCAGTGTGGGTTATGATGTTTGTCATGTTACTCATCGTCACAGCAATCGCTGTATTCCTCTTTGAATTCATCAGTCCGCTCGGTTTCAATAGAAACCTGGCACAGGGCAAAG ACCCTCATGGACCCTCCTTCACCATTGGTAAGGCAATCTGGCTGCTGTGGGGTCTGGTGTTCAACAACTCCGTCCCAGTACAGAACCCAAGGGGCACTACCAGTAAATTTATTGTATCCGTATGGGCCTTTTTCGCTGTGATTTTCCTGGCCAGCTACACTGCCAACTTGGCTGCCTTTATGATCCAAGAGGAGTTTGTGGACCAAGTCACAGGCCTCAGTGACAGAAAG TTTCAGAGTCCCTATTCCTATTCACCACCGTTTCGCTTTGGGACCGTGCCTAATGGGAGCACAGAGCGAAACATCAGGAAAAACTACCCAGACATGCACCAGTACATGGTGAAATACCATCAAACTGGAGTTCAGGATGCACTGGTCAGCCTTAAGACTGG taaacTGGATGCTTTCATATATGATGCGGCTGTGCTCAACTATATGGCGGGGCGTGATGATGGCTGTAAGCTAGTAACTATTGGCAGTGGCTACATCTTTGCCACAACAGGATATGGTATTGCCCTGCAGAAAGGATCCTACTGGAAACGGCTGGTCGACCTTGCTATCCTCGGGATCATTGGAGATG GTGAGATGGAGGAGCTGGAGGCCCAATGGCTGACTGGTATTTGTCATAATGAGAAGAATGAAGTGATGAGCAGTCAGCTGGATGTGGATAATATGGCTGGTGTGTTCTATATGCTTGCGGCTGCCATGGCTCTGTCGCTAATTACTTTTGTCTGGGAGCACCTCTTCTACTGGAGGCTACGTTACTGTTTCACTGGTCTCTGTTCTGGTCGGCCAGGAATGCTCTTCACTATCAGCAGG GGGATTTGGAGTTGTATTCACGGTGTCCACATCGAAATGAAGAAAGCCCCAGAGTTGGGCTTCAGCCCTCAGGCCAACATGTTGCACCTTCTGAAATCGGCTAAAGAGATCACCACCCTTGGAGTTACCTCACCTAAACGCCCCGTGACTAGCATTCTCCCTCCTACCCCGGGCTTGTTGGAAATTATGGGCGGAGGAAAAGGTAACAACCTTGCCCAGAAAAACATGCCCTATAGCAATGCCAGCACCATGCTCAGCAACCGTCACAAAGAGCCACTTAACAACACTCTTTTGCCAGGGCAACGTGCCCTGAGCTTGACGGATGCTCAGCCAGGTGTTGCTGGAAACGGTGGCTCAGGAGGTGGAGGTGAGACCATACGACCTCCTGCCTCCAAGCCACGTGCTCTGTGGAAGAAATCTGTGGAGACCCTACGGCAGAACCAAGGACCTGGGGGAAATTCCCCACCATCTGTCCCGCAGCCTACTGAAACCCTGCCTATGAAGAGCCAGCGCTACCTGCCCGAAGATGCACCTGCCCGCTCAGATATGTCAGATTGCTCTGGTCGGGTGGAATTGCAAAAGCAGCACAAGGTAAAAGAAACGGTTCGAAAACGGAACCGCCTACCGCGGGACCTGAGCGACGTGGAGCTTTCAACATTGCGGAGCCAGCCCAGCCAGCAGAGCAACCACAGCGCTCAGATCTACTCTCAGAGCAGCCAGGGGAGTCAGATTTTTACCATTGACTCCATTGACCAGGAGCATGGGCTGCACTACCCAGATATCTTCAGCGACCACCGTGACAACAAGCACCGACCAACCTCTTCTTCCGAGCAGCAGCCAATTCTGCAGCTCAACAGCAGTCTGCTCTCCCAGGCCCATGAACCGGACGTGATGCAAACCGCCATTGCAAAGGATAAAAAATACAACACATATGGAAAGCCCGGCGGGGCAGGGAGCATTGCCGGCGGGCCTGGTTCTACTCAGGATCCACGACAGACACACTGCCGTAGCTGCCTGTCGAAAGTGTCCAGTTACTCTGGGCTTTACACTGTACGGTCCCCTCAGTATCGCTGCGATGCCTGCCTGCACTCTGGAAACCTGTACGACATCAGCGAAGACCAGTTCCTCCATCCAGATGGACGGGGCACCGGCGGCGGAAGTGTTGACAGGGCCTTCTCTCCTTTTATCCCCCAGCCTGATGCTTCCTTCACAGCCTATCTTCCCCAGAGTGACCAAGAGGGCGACGGTCTTATTAGTCACTACCAGAACGAAGGCGTAATCATCCGCCAGCACTCGTACGAAAACCTGCCTCAGAAGAGTACCTCGCGGCGAGTCAGCCTGCAGGACAACACGCCGTATGCCAACATTCCCTCGGCGACTCTGATCCCAGACAAGCCCCTAAAAAATCAGTCAGTGCACCTAAACCACACGCTCGCGGGAATGGGTGTCAGTGGACTCGGGATTGGCCGTCGCAGCAAGTCGATGTATCCAGCACGCCCGACGGAAAACCCCTTTCTCCAGACGCTCCGTGACGACCAGCGTCTAGCTCATGGCCGCAGCTCCACAGACATTTATAAGCAACTGGTGCCGCTCACATTAGGCCAGGCTGATGGCAATGTGCTCGGAGTGGGGATGGCTACCCCTGACCTCTATTACCCCGAGCATGTGATGCCTTATGTAGCCCCTCCCCCTGTCGGCACATACACTGCCCCCAGGGCAATGAGCGCTGGGGGCGCTCGGCGCGTCTACAAGAGGATGCCGAGCATCGAATCTGATGTCTGA